The Mucilaginibacter yixingensis genome window below encodes:
- a CDS encoding acetylxylan esterase has product MRSTACSILLLCAVTQGVFAQTTDKAKADSLKKLGNNDREASMRQLNIKSIRRAPDSILKKNVDKDGLYGPIPDALTLTNGKKVTTAAMWWKQRRPELVEYFDREIYGRVPANTPKVTWKVANTEQTTHGGVPVIVKTMVGHVDNSSYPSINVDIQMILTIPANAKKPVPVMMELTFPEDYKQLDQTPGAEPSWQLQVLNKGWAYCMFLPPSLQADNAAGLTQGIIGLMNKGQYRKPDDWGGCRAWAWGASRALDYFETDKMLDAKRVGLEGHSRYGKTALVAAAYDPRFAVVYSSSSGEGGAKLHRHNLGEQVENLASGPYYWFAGNFLKYAGPLHTTDLPVDSHELIDLIAPRPVFIGGGANGDDWADPKGMFMAEVAAGPVYKLLGKKDLGTTQYPAIDEAVVGGDLGFRLHHGGHTPALNWATFIEFASKYWK; this is encoded by the coding sequence CGATAGCCTTAAGAAGCTAGGTAATAATGACAGAGAAGCGTCGATGCGACAGTTGAATATTAAATCAATCCGCCGTGCACCTGATTCCATCTTAAAAAAGAATGTAGATAAAGATGGCCTGTACGGTCCCATCCCTGACGCGCTAACCTTAACTAACGGCAAAAAGGTAACCACCGCAGCCATGTGGTGGAAACAACGCCGGCCTGAACTGGTAGAGTATTTTGATAGGGAGATTTACGGCCGTGTGCCTGCCAATACCCCAAAAGTAACCTGGAAGGTAGCCAATACCGAGCAAACCACGCATGGTGGTGTGCCGGTGATTGTTAAAACGATGGTTGGTCATGTAGATAACTCCAGCTACCCAAGTATCAACGTAGATATTCAGATGATTTTGACCATACCGGCCAATGCCAAAAAGCCTGTACCGGTAATGATGGAGTTAACTTTCCCTGAAGATTATAAGCAATTAGATCAAACACCCGGTGCCGAGCCAAGCTGGCAATTGCAAGTGCTAAATAAAGGTTGGGCCTACTGTATGTTTCTTCCGCCAAGTCTGCAGGCTGATAATGCCGCGGGACTTACCCAAGGCATCATTGGTTTGATGAACAAAGGGCAATACCGCAAACCTGATGATTGGGGCGGCTGCCGTGCCTGGGCCTGGGGTGCCAGTCGCGCATTAGATTATTTTGAGACCGATAAAATGCTGGACGCCAAACGTGTGGGATTGGAAGGGCATTCACGTTATGGTAAAACTGCATTGGTGGCTGCGGCTTATGATCCGCGTTTTGCTGTGGTTTACAGCAGTTCGTCTGGAGAGGGTGGGGCCAAGCTGCATCGTCATAATTTAGGCGAGCAGGTAGAAAATCTGGCCAGCGGCCCGTATTACTGGTTTGCCGGTAATTTTTTGAAATATGCCGGTCCGCTGCACACTACAGATCTGCCGGTTGACTCGCACGAACTGATTGATCTTATTGCCCCTCGGCCTGTATTTATAGGCGGCGGCGCCAATGGCGATGACTGGGCCGACCCAAAAGGGATGTTTATGGCAGAGGTTGCTGCCGGCCCGGTTTATAAGTTACTGGGTAAAAAAGATCTGGGTACTACTCAATACCCGGCGATAGACGAAGCGGTTGTTGGCGGCGATCTGGGTTTTCGCCTGCACCACGGCGGCCACACGCCAGCACTCAACTGGGCTACATTTATTGAGTTTGCCTCGAAGTACTGGAAATAG